One region of Candidatus Acidiferrales bacterium genomic DNA includes:
- a CDS encoding DUF2905 domain-containing protein: protein MEPARELGKVLLIFGVLIAIVGAILLAGPRLPFRIGRLPGDIVYHGRNTTFYFPVVTCIILSVLLTLVFWIVGSLRR, encoded by the coding sequence ATGGAGCCGGCGCGCGAACTCGGCAAGGTTTTGCTGATTTTTGGCGTTTTGATTGCAATCGTCGGTGCAATTTTGCTTGCCGGCCCGCGGCTGCCATTTCGAATCGGCCGGCTGCCCGGCGACATTGTTTATCATGGCCGAAACACGACGTTTTATTTCCCGGTCGTCACGTGCATCATATTGAGCGTTCTACTCACGCTTGTTTTTTGGATTGTTGGTTCGCTCCGGCGCTGA
- a CDS encoding TonB family protein, with amino-acid sequence MASVLAVVVLGASVLMAQTANPPNLPTRIVAGGIPVYPAIARAAGISGTVRLNVKVHNGKVGDVSFVSASSKAAEKWLVANARQCAASWEFPDETTGTVPVEFVYVSAPPGTADAISIHFAPGKGIRVSLQSARPKPVVMY; translated from the coding sequence GTGGCGAGCGTTCTAGCTGTCGTCGTTCTGGGCGCGTCTGTGTTAATGGCCCAGACGGCGAATCCCCCTAATCTTCCGACGCGTATTGTGGCAGGGGGCATTCCCGTCTATCCGGCGATCGCCCGTGCTGCCGGGATCAGTGGAACGGTGCGGCTGAATGTTAAGGTGCATAATGGAAAGGTCGGGGACGTTTCTTTCGTATCGGCCAGCAGCAAGGCTGCTGAAAAATGGCTTGTGGCCAACGCGCGCCAGTGCGCGGCGTCGTGGGAATTCCCGGACGAAACGACCGGCACGGTTCCGGTCGAATTCGTGTACGTAAGTGCACCACCGGGCACTGCGGATGCCATCAGTATCCACTTCGCTCCAGGTAAGGGGATTAGGGTTTCGTTGCAAAGCGCGCGTCCGAAGCCCGTTGTGATGTATTAA
- a CDS encoding ABC transporter ATP-binding protein, translated as MSNFALEVENLAKLYQRRGQAPVRAVDGISFSVPRGEIFGLLGPNGAGKTTLLKVLTTLLRPTSGAAHIEGFDVVARPLEVRKRISMVLQETAAELFLSVRDNLLTFARFHGLDSHEARRRADTVMEKFQITSYAEQKVQDLSGGSRRRVQVSKVFMIETPVVFLDEFSTGMDPILKRAVMGYLREEAAKGRTIVLTTQILSEAEELCDDILIMNRGKQVARGDLNALKLLSAGVYEISLTFDKLPETIAADVARLAPLRSHIDDNSVEIALKAEEENILAIVSELSKKGRVLRVEVSGASLEDIFVELTKEK; from the coding sequence ATGAGCAACTTTGCTCTCGAAGTTGAAAATTTGGCCAAACTCTATCAGCGCCGCGGCCAGGCGCCGGTGCGCGCGGTGGACGGAATTTCTTTTTCCGTTCCGCGCGGCGAAATTTTCGGCCTGCTCGGCCCTAATGGTGCAGGCAAGACCACTTTGCTGAAAGTCCTGACGACGCTGCTGCGCCCAACCTCCGGCGCGGCGCACATCGAGGGATTTGACGTCGTGGCGCGGCCTCTCGAAGTGCGCAAACGCATCTCGATGGTGCTGCAGGAGACGGCCGCGGAATTATTCCTCAGCGTCCGCGACAATCTCCTGACCTTCGCGCGATTTCACGGCCTCGACTCCCATGAGGCGCGCCGCCGTGCGGACACGGTGATGGAAAAATTTCAGATCACTTCTTATGCCGAGCAAAAGGTTCAGGACTTGAGCGGAGGCTCGCGCCGGCGCGTCCAGGTTTCCAAGGTTTTCATGATCGAAACGCCGGTGGTTTTCCTTGACGAATTTTCCACCGGCATGGACCCGATTCTCAAGCGCGCCGTGATGGGCTATCTACGCGAAGAAGCAGCAAAAGGGCGCACGATTGTACTCACCACCCAGATTCTCAGCGAAGCCGAAGAGCTGTGCGACGACATTCTCATCATGAATCGCGGCAAGCAGGTGGCACGCGGCGATTTGAACGCGCTCAAATTGCTCTCCGCGGGCGTGTATGAAATCTCGCTCACGTTCGACAAGTTGCCGGAAACCATCGCGGCGGATGTCGCGCGCCTCGCCCCGCTTCGCTCGCACATCGACGACAATTCGGTCGAAATCGCATTGAAAGCCGAAGAGGAAAACATTCTCGCTATCGTGAGCGAGCTTTCGAAAAAAGGCCGCGTGCTGCGCGTCGAAGTCAGCGGCGCAAGTCTGGAAGATATTTTCGTGGAATTGACGAAGGAGAAGTGA
- the sucD gene encoding succinate--CoA ligase subunit alpha: MSVLIDERTRLVVQGFTGREGSFHSEQMIAYGTKVVAGVTPGKGGTKHLDVPVFNTVADAVKQTGANASVIFVPPPFAADAILEAIDSRLPLVVCITEGIPTLDMVRVAAVLRESKTRLIGPNCPGLISPGKCKIGIMPGHIHKAGHVGLVSRSGTLTYEAVDQLTRLGIGQSTCIGIGGDPIIGTNFLDAIKLFNEDPETQAIVMIGEIGGNAEETAAEYIKAHVKKPVVGFVAGQTAPPGRRMGHAGAIISGGQGTAKTKYAAMQAAGIHTVQSPAEIGRTMEAVLGKAARK, translated from the coding sequence ATGAGCGTCTTAATTGACGAAAGAACGCGCCTCGTCGTGCAGGGCTTCACCGGCCGCGAAGGCAGCTTCCATTCCGAGCAGATGATCGCCTACGGCACGAAAGTCGTCGCTGGCGTGACGCCCGGCAAGGGCGGCACAAAGCATCTCGACGTTCCCGTGTTCAACACGGTGGCCGACGCCGTGAAGCAGACGGGCGCAAACGCCTCCGTGATTTTCGTTCCGCCGCCATTCGCCGCGGATGCGATTCTCGAAGCCATCGACTCGCGCCTGCCGCTGGTCGTGTGCATCACGGAAGGTATCCCGACGCTCGACATGGTGCGCGTCGCCGCCGTGCTGCGCGAATCGAAAACGCGATTGATCGGTCCCAATTGCCCTGGCCTTATTTCTCCGGGCAAATGCAAAATCGGAATCATGCCCGGGCACATTCATAAAGCGGGACACGTCGGCCTCGTGAGTCGCAGCGGAACGCTCACGTACGAAGCCGTTGATCAGCTCACGCGCCTGGGTATCGGTCAATCCACCTGTATCGGCATTGGCGGCGATCCGATCATCGGTACGAATTTCCTCGACGCCATCAAGCTCTTCAACGAAGATCCAGAAACGCAAGCCATCGTGATGATCGGCGAAATCGGCGGCAACGCCGAAGAAACCGCCGCGGAGTACATCAAAGCTCATGTGAAAAAGCCTGTCGTGGGCTTTGTGGCTGGTCAGACCGCGCCTCCAGGACGCCGCATGGGCCACGCCGGCGCAATCATCAGCGGCGGCCAGGGCACTGCCAAGACGAAATATGCCGCGATGCAGGCCGCCGGCATTCACACTGTGCAAAGCCCGGCGGAGATTGGCCGCACCATGGAAGCGGTTTTGGGCAAAGCGGCCAGAAAGTAA
- the sucC gene encoding ADP-forming succinate--CoA ligase subunit beta — MKIHEYQAKSILAKFGVPVPHGQAVFKKEDAQRVAQELGTPVVVVKAQIHAGGRGKAGGVKLARSVNQAAELAGQIMGMKLVTPQTGPEGRIVRRLLIEEGLDIKRELYLSILVDRAVAAPVFMASASGGMEIEEVAKENPEAILREAINPATGLEPYQIRKLAFGLGLPAEMVNVAVPFFQSLYRAFLETDASLLEINPCVVTGDGRLVALDAKMNFDDNALGRHPEIRDMRDLDEETPLEVEASKYKLNYIKLDGNVACMVNGAGLAMATMDIIKLAGGNPANFLDVGGGASAEQVKNAFKILLGDPNVRAVFINIFGGILRCDVLATGVVNAAQELKIKVPVVVRMEGTNVEKGKEILQNSGFNFTVAAGMREGAEKVVALAGGAR, encoded by the coding sequence ATGAAGATACACGAATACCAGGCCAAGTCGATTCTTGCCAAATTTGGCGTTCCCGTCCCGCACGGACAGGCTGTTTTCAAAAAAGAAGACGCGCAGCGCGTCGCGCAAGAACTCGGGACTCCCGTTGTTGTCGTCAAGGCGCAGATTCACGCTGGCGGCCGCGGCAAAGCAGGCGGCGTCAAGCTGGCGCGGTCGGTGAATCAGGCTGCCGAACTTGCCGGGCAGATCATGGGGATGAAGCTCGTCACGCCGCAGACCGGCCCTGAGGGCCGCATCGTTCGCCGCCTGCTGATCGAGGAGGGCCTCGACATCAAACGCGAACTTTATCTGAGCATTTTGGTGGACCGCGCCGTGGCCGCGCCCGTTTTCATGGCCAGCGCTTCCGGCGGGATGGAAATCGAGGAAGTGGCCAAGGAAAACCCCGAGGCGATTCTGCGCGAGGCAATTAATCCCGCCACGGGTCTGGAACCATATCAGATTCGCAAGCTCGCCTTCGGCCTTGGCCTCCCCGCAGAAATGGTCAACGTTGCCGTGCCGTTTTTCCAATCGCTCTACCGCGCATTTCTGGAAACGGACGCGTCGCTTCTCGAAATCAATCCGTGCGTCGTCACGGGAGATGGCCGGCTCGTTGCGCTCGACGCGAAAATGAATTTCGACGACAACGCGCTCGGACGCCATCCTGAAATTCGCGATATGCGCGACCTCGACGAAGAAACTCCGCTCGAAGTCGAAGCCTCGAAGTACAAATTGAACTACATCAAACTCGACGGCAACGTCGCCTGCATGGTCAACGGCGCGGGCCTGGCCATGGCCACGATGGACATCATCAAGCTCGCCGGCGGGAATCCGGCGAACTTCCTCGACGTCGGCGGTGGCGCTTCTGCCGAGCAGGTGAAGAATGCGTTCAAGATTCTCCTTGGCGATCCGAACGTCCGCGCCGTGTTCATCAACATTTTTGGCGGCATTCTTCGCTGCGACGTCCTCGCCACGGGCGTCGTCAACGCCGCTCAGGAGTTGAAAATCAAAGTTCCCGTGGTTGTACGCATGGAAGGCACCAACGTCGAGAAGGGCAAGGAAATCCTGCAGAATTCGGGCTTCAATTTCACGGTCGCTGCAGGCATGAGGGAAGGCGCGGAAAAGGTCGTGGCGCTGGCGGGGGGTGCGCGATGA
- the trpD gene encoding anthranilate phosphoribosyltransferase codes for MIRDALGKIVAGENLSRVEAEAAMEQILSGNASDALIAALLMGLRLKGETVDELVGFATAMRRHAGPVFPAGRASVQETLVDTCGTGGDGSNTFNVSTAAAFVVAGAGVRVAKHCNRSISSRCGSADVLEQFGVPLDQPVEQAGRAIEEIGIGFLFAPAVHSAMKHAMNARRELRMRTVFNLLGPLTNPAGASAQVVGVFEARVTELVARALSELGVQRAFVVHGADGMDEISLSDETYVAELKDAAIRSYTLAPEDFGLRRAPREAFHGGDAKQNAEIIHKILGRSLLYREHGPHREIVLANAAAAFVAAGRASDFREGVRLATESIDSGAAREKLEQLVAFTRARSTSA; via the coding sequence ATGATTCGAGATGCACTGGGAAAAATCGTCGCGGGAGAGAATCTGTCGCGCGTGGAAGCGGAAGCGGCGATGGAGCAAATCCTCTCCGGCAACGCGTCCGATGCGTTGATCGCGGCGCTGCTGATGGGGTTGCGTCTGAAGGGCGAAACCGTGGACGAATTGGTCGGTTTTGCAACAGCGATGCGACGCCACGCCGGACCGGTCTTTCCCGCTGGACGTGCGAGCGTCCAAGAAACGCTCGTCGACACGTGCGGCACGGGCGGGGACGGATCGAACACGTTCAACGTCTCAACGGCCGCAGCGTTTGTCGTCGCCGGAGCCGGTGTGCGGGTCGCGAAGCACTGCAACCGCTCGATCAGCTCGCGCTGTGGCTCGGCCGACGTACTCGAGCAGTTTGGTGTTCCGCTTGACCAGCCTGTCGAACAAGCAGGGCGCGCGATCGAAGAAATTGGCATCGGTTTTCTTTTTGCTCCGGCTGTCCATTCTGCAATGAAACACGCGATGAACGCGCGGCGCGAATTACGCATGCGCACGGTGTTCAATCTGCTTGGGCCACTGACAAATCCCGCTGGAGCATCCGCGCAGGTTGTGGGCGTATTCGAGGCGCGAGTCACGGAGCTTGTCGCCCGAGCGCTCAGCGAACTTGGCGTACAACGGGCGTTCGTCGTTCACGGCGCCGATGGGATGGACGAGATTTCGCTGAGCGACGAGACATACGTGGCCGAACTGAAGGATGCCGCGATTCGCAGCTACACACTTGCGCCAGAAGATTTCGGGTTGCGCCGCGCACCGCGCGAGGCATTTCACGGCGGCGATGCCAAGCAAAATGCCGAGATCATTCACAAGATCCTCGGACGCTCGCTGCTGTACCGCGAACACGGGCCACATCGCGAGATTGTCCTGGCCAACGCGGCGGCGGCGTTCGTCGCAGCAGGACGCGCCAGCGATTTTCGCGAAGGAGTTCGGCTGGCGACGGAGTCGATTGATTCTGGCGCCGCGCGCGAAAAACTAGAGCAGCTTGTTGCCTTCACAAGGGCGCGAAGCACCTCGGCCTGA
- the ndk gene encoding nucleoside-diphosphate kinase translates to MAIERTLAIIKPDAVGRGLAGEILKKISDAKFQIVAIKSLRLTKSEAEGFYAVHRERPFFKDLTEFMSSGKVVVIALEAENAISRWRETMGATDPAKAAPGTIRNTFGTSIQNNCTHGSDAPETARFEIGYFFSGMELI, encoded by the coding sequence TTGGCAATCGAACGCACATTGGCCATCATCAAGCCCGACGCTGTGGGCCGCGGACTCGCAGGCGAAATCCTGAAGAAAATCAGCGATGCGAAATTTCAGATCGTCGCCATCAAATCATTGCGGCTGACGAAAAGCGAAGCGGAAGGATTCTACGCCGTGCACCGCGAACGCCCATTTTTCAAGGACCTCACCGAATTCATGAGCTCCGGCAAAGTCGTCGTCATTGCGCTCGAAGCTGAAAACGCCATTTCGCGCTGGCGTGAGACCATGGGCGCGACGGATCCAGCCAAAGCCGCTCCCGGCACGATTCGCAACACCTTCGGCACCAGTATTCAGAACAATTGCACGCACGGATCGGACGCTCCAGAGACGGCGCGATTCGAAATCGGATACTTTTTTTCAGGGATGGAATTGATTTGA
- a CDS encoding redoxin domain-containing protein — MFAAIVVASTLISVGAARGQVQLTGQTVDGHMMALNQKAPDFPRPGFKVSGTTWINSEPLTLKQLRGKVVMLDFWEYTCINCIRTFPQNKEWYARYQKYGFEIIGVHDPEFQIAYDVVNVQAAVKRYELPYPIVVDDKFKIWKDYSNEAWPSRFLIDANGNVRFHLDGEGDDHNFEVAIRRLLIEAHPGLTFPPEDKLPGAENTYSQACGGMTTPEMYVGPWEGRGILENENSYHPGLVDDYKLPANVDDGRAALSGKWETDQNGMIFKGKTQQPDKNGARMEMKYHATQIYAVMNVAQGKPERLYILQDGKDLTSADKGADVKIDGQGHSYIDVDSSRMYYLAANPQFGSHTLELIPTEPGIQIDSFTFGNNCQTKFPHV, encoded by the coding sequence ATGTTCGCAGCAATTGTAGTGGCGAGCACGCTCATATCGGTGGGCGCGGCGCGGGGACAGGTACAACTGACGGGCCAAACCGTCGATGGGCATATGATGGCGCTCAATCAGAAAGCGCCCGATTTCCCGCGTCCCGGCTTTAAGGTTTCCGGAACCACGTGGATCAATTCCGAACCGCTGACGCTCAAACAATTGCGCGGCAAAGTCGTCATGCTGGATTTTTGGGAGTACACCTGCATCAATTGCATCCGCACATTTCCGCAGAATAAAGAGTGGTATGCGCGCTACCAGAAATATGGCTTCGAAATCATTGGCGTGCACGATCCAGAGTTTCAAATCGCTTATGACGTCGTCAACGTGCAAGCGGCGGTGAAGCGCTACGAATTGCCGTATCCGATTGTGGTTGATGACAAGTTCAAGATTTGGAAGGATTATTCGAACGAGGCATGGCCCAGCCGGTTCTTGATCGATGCAAACGGAAACGTGCGCTTTCATCTCGATGGAGAGGGCGACGATCACAATTTTGAAGTGGCCATCCGGCGTCTGCTCATCGAAGCGCATCCGGGGTTGACGTTTCCGCCGGAGGATAAGTTGCCCGGAGCGGAAAACACTTACTCGCAGGCATGCGGCGGCATGACTACGCCGGAAATGTACGTCGGGCCGTGGGAGGGCCGCGGCATTCTGGAGAATGAAAATTCTTACCATCCCGGGCTGGTTGATGATTACAAACTGCCGGCAAATGTGGACGATGGACGCGCGGCGCTTTCCGGGAAATGGGAAACAGATCAAAATGGAATGATTTTTAAAGGGAAGACGCAGCAGCCCGATAAAAACGGCGCGCGGATGGAGATGAAATATCACGCCACACAGATTTATGCCGTGATGAATGTCGCGCAAGGAAAGCCGGAGCGGCTTTATATTTTGCAGGACGGGAAGGATTTGACGAGCGCCGACAAAGGCGCAGACGTGAAAATCGATGGGCAGGGACACTCCTACATCGATGTTGACAGTTCGCGGATGTATTACCTCGCAGCGAATCCGCAGTTTGGCAGTCACACGCTGGAGTTGATCCCCACCGAGCCAGGAATTCAGATCGATTCATTTACCTTTGGCAATAACTGCCAAACAAAATTCCCTCACGTTTAA
- a CDS encoding ABC transporter permease, whose product MNPLAAVFYRESKIRATNTTFLFWDLFYPMCYLLVFGVGVNAALGSPALGAHVDYDSFFLAGVLGMASFGIASNSSWSFFLDRDNGIFYEMLTYPMRRSQYLLGKVLFNLCIGIVQAAITIAVGCLLLKIHVQWSLLPLLSVVVIGGTAGWFFFYSIFALKIRRNDLFNSVTSVFYFVFLFASSMFYPLDPLPRWFRVAALANPITWEVDLFRYTSIGLGVPKQLVWESIAFALFALASFAYAVRCLREQG is encoded by the coding sequence ATGAACCCACTGGCAGCCGTTTTTTATCGCGAAAGCAAAATTCGCGCGACGAACACGACATTTCTCTTCTGGGATTTGTTCTACCCAATGTGCTATCTGCTCGTCTTCGGCGTCGGCGTGAATGCCGCGCTGGGCTCGCCGGCGCTTGGCGCGCACGTCGATTACGATTCTTTCTTCCTGGCAGGCGTGCTGGGAATGGCGAGCTTCGGAATCGCATCCAACAGCTCCTGGTCGTTCTTTCTCGACCGCGACAACGGCATTTTTTACGAAATGCTGACCTATCCGATGCGTCGCTCGCAGTATTTGCTCGGCAAGGTGCTATTCAATCTTTGCATCGGCATCGTGCAAGCCGCCATCACCATCGCCGTGGGTTGCTTGCTGCTCAAAATTCATGTGCAGTGGAGCTTGCTGCCGCTTCTCTCTGTTGTTGTGATTGGTGGCACGGCCGGATGGTTTTTCTTTTATTCGATTTTCGCGCTGAAAATCCGCCGCAACGATTTGTTCAATAGCGTGACTTCCGTCTTCTATTTCGTTTTTCTCTTCGCCAGCTCGATGTTCTATCCGCTTGATCCACTTCCGCGCTGGTTTCGCGTGGCCGCGCTAGCAAATCCGATCACCTGGGAAGTGGATTTGTTCCGCTATACGTCGATCGGCCTCGGCGTCCCGAAGCAACTCGTGTGGGAGAGCATCGCCTTCGCACTCTTTGCGCTTGCCAGTTTCGCGTATGCAGTCCGATGCCTGCGCGAGCAGGGTTAG